In Aspergillus luchuensis IFO 4308 DNA, chromosome 1, nearly complete sequence, the following are encoded in one genomic region:
- a CDS encoding uncharacterized protein (COG:S;~EggNog:ENOG410Q21V) — MASALTGSGTLSAKSSIESCIRELYRHHIAYLEGYPEQAQDENKGMVSPIETNNEISAIEATSANIPDNRSESIGEPGPSVNEEPIEPTPTFITQNNPNSGLPLPLHVNTERFPEYYRSCENRDARQNRQVEESYKIAISKICDEVISFRQIDSLATAPLPFTMTGDEDTINASTLTNVSETPKIESPPTPASQLNTHHAGVGSDSIPLVAEERKKSTIEHMRNMTSSEHMSLTTKTRFIDMSNTVLRLELLFFRRHATPMDPVLGLTKDEVKEVMHHLEELKKCIGIVDHILQQELTWARRVEYSVKQIAEDTQYNVVTRFRNMTELILNHLNKPRPSERDLLTVFLDFFDAHIYTDFMNDYQRQLPVKENWNPVRVEMTRALIAVWDLINRAIESYDAIIRVTVDIKERYTEPHYREMQETPQAWRSAMLAHHIEGERERQRQAAQRAEARKIAYEQAKEEKRRDEEKKKKEEEEAKTVVGVKDYVPFTAEMDPTVKVRDFAYEALAKAEQSAVSGSKDDEESDDGWVF, encoded by the exons ATGGCATCTGCACTCACAGGCAGTGGCACTCTCTCCGCCAAGTCGAGCATAGAGTCCTGTATCCGTGAGCTCTACCGCCACCACATCGCATATCTTGAGGGGTATCCCGAGCAAGCCCAGGATGAAAACAAGGGGATGGTCTCACCTATCGAAACCAACAACGAGATTTCTGCTATAGAGGCAACAAGCGCAAACATACCAGACAACAGAAGCGAGAGCATTGGGGAGCCCGGACCCTCAGTGAATGAGGAACCCATAGAGCCCACTCCGACCTTCATTACTCAAAACAACCCCAATTCTGGTCTCCCACTTCCTCTACACGTTAACACGGAGCGCTTCCCTGAATACTACAGGTCGTGTGAAAACCGTGACGCCCGCCAGAACAGGCAGGTTGAAGAATCATACAAAATAGCTATCTCCAAGATTTGCGACGAAGTCATCAGCTTCAGACAGATTGACTCGCTGGCAACTGCGCCTCTTCCCTTCACCATGACGGGTGACGAGGATACCATCAACGCGAGCACATTGACCAACGTATCCGAGACCCCTAAGATCGAGAGCCCCCCTACCCCGGCCTCGCAGTTGAACACCCACCACGCAGGAGTTGGCTCTGACTCGATTCCACTTGTTGCCGAGgagcgcaagaagagcaCCATCGAGCACATGCGGAACATGACCAGCTCCGAACACATGAGCCTGACTACCAAAACACGCTTCATCGATATGAGCAACACTGTGCTTCGACTTgagctcctcttctttcgcaGACACGCTACTCCCATGGACCCAGTCCTCGGACTGACCAAAGACGAAGTCAAAGAGGTCATGCACCACTTAGAAGAGCTCAAAAAGTGCATCGGCATTGTGGACCACATCTTGCAACAAGAACTCACCTGGGCGCGCCGCGTTGAATATTCGGTCAAGCAGATTGCAGAAGATACGCAGTACAACGTGGTGACTCGGTTCAGAAACATGACGGAACTGATCCTTAA CCATCTCAACAAGCCCCGCCCATCTGAGCGTGACCTTCTCACCGTCTTCCTGGACTTTTTCGACGCGCACATCTACACCGACTTCATGAATGACTATCAGCGTCAGCTTCCCGTGAAGGAGAACTGGAATCCCGTGCGCGTCGAGATGACCCGCGCCTTGATCGCAGTCTGGGATCTGATCAACCGGGCCATCGAGAGTTATGATGCCATTATCAGAGTCACGGTGGACATCAAGGAGCGGTACACGGAGCCTCACTACAGAGAGATGCAGGAGACTCCCCAGGCCTGGAGGAGCGCCATGCTCGCGCACCATATCGAGGGTGAACGTGAGCGGCAGCGCCAGGCTGCTCAGCGGGCAGAGGCCCGAAAGATTGCGTATGagcaggcgaaggaggagaaacgccgcgatgaagagaagaagaagaaggaggaggaggaagcgaaGACAGTGGTGGGGGTTAAAGATTACGTTCCTTTCACTGCGGAGATGGATCCTACGGTTAAGGTCCGGGACTTTGCGTATGAGGCGCTGGCTAAGGCTGAGCAGTCTGCTGTGTCTGGCTctaaggatgatgaggagtcGGATGATGGTTGGGTCTTTTGA
- a CDS encoding uncharacterized protein (COG:O;~EggNog:ENOG410PJZX;~InterPro:IPR013083,IPR011016;~PFAM:PF12906;~TransMembrane:3 (o158-184i221-241o261-278i);~go_function: GO:0008270 - zinc ion binding [Evidence IEA]) encodes MDLRNEPLWQWPSSSASVSASDPDFNVRQSPEDVAGPDEPSQSSGETSEKHYPPRTCRICLETVYPTFPPPSEHLPGFLQSKQRVTYQSSDPESGRLLRPCKCKGSSRYVHEGCLQLWRHADPGYGKRNYWHCPTCGFHYRLERLRWAHWISSPLTQLGLTLIILMLTVFLLGFIADPIINLYVDPMDPIIRSDYWDTRPVSSILPDNEEASWTEHFIKGLASLGFLSFIKAVFALSSWHGLTLRGTGMFGGGRNSGRNRVAWLVIVIGVGSFLWAVYKGVRTWSCRALEKAGERVMDVPLPDDEDEDDQASAEKSEESKKED; translated from the exons ATGGACCTGCGCAATGAGCCGCTCTGGCAGTGGCCTTCGAGCTCTGCCTCCGTCTCAGCTTCGGACCCTGACTTTAATGTAAGGCAGAGTCCAGAAGATGTTGCTGGACCTGATGAACCTTCGCAATCTTCAGGCGAGACTTCCGAAAAGCATTACCCTCCTCGTACATGTCGCATCTGCCTGGAGACCGTCTACCctaccttccctcctccatccgAACACCTGCCTGGGTTTCTCCAGTCCAAGCAACGCGTGACATACCAGTCCTCAGACCCGGAGTCGGGTCGGTTGCTCCGCCCTTGCAAATGCAAAGGATCCTCACGTTATGTGCATGAGGGATGTCTACAACTTTGGCGACATGCGGACCCAGGCTATGGCAAGAGGAATTACTGGCACTGTCCGACATGTGGCTTCCACTATCGCTTAGAGCGCCTCCGATGGGCACACTGGATCAGTAGCCCATTGACGCAGCTTGGACttactttaattattctaatgTTGACTGTATTTTTACTTGGTTTTATTGCTGACCCGATCATTAATCTATACGTGGACCCTATGGACCCCATTATCCGCTCGGACTACTGGGATACACGCCCTGTGTCGAGTATATTACCTGACAATGAAGAGGCTTCCTGGACCGAGCACTTCATCAAGGGGCTAGCCTCTTTGGGCTTCCTGTCTTTCATCAAGGCTGTGTTTGCGCTTTCTTCATGGCATGGATTGACACTGCGCGGCACAGGGATGTTTGGTGGCGGAAGGAATTCTGGCCGCAACCGGGTCGCGTGGTtggtcatcgtcatcggtgTTGGTAGTTTCCTTTGG GCCGTCTACAAAGGTGTAAGAACATGGAGCTGCAGGGCTTTAGAAAAAGCCGGAGAGCGAGTCATGGATGTTCCGTTgcccgacgacgaggatgaagatgatcaagCCTCTGCTGAAAAGTCCGAGGAAAGTAAGAAGGAAGACTGA
- the pre8 gene encoding proteasome core particle subunit alpha 2 (BUSCO:EOG092645G0;~COG:O;~EggNog:ENOG410PHVE;~InterPro:IPR029055,IPR034644,IPR001353,IPR023332, IPR000426;~MEROPS:MER0004996;~PFAM:PF00227,PF10584;~go_component: GO:0005839 - proteasome core complex [Evidence IEA];~go_component: GO:0019773 - proteasome core complex, alpha-subunit complex [Evidence IEA];~go_process: GO:0006511 - ubiquitin-dependent protein catabolic process [Evidence IEA];~go_process: GO:0051603 - proteolysis involved in cellular protein catabolic process [Evidence IEA]) codes for MADRYSFSLTTFSPSGKLVQIEYALNAVNQGVTALGIKATNGIVLATEKKANSPLIDPPSLSKISLITPDIGMVYAGMGPDYRVLVDRARKVSHTGYKRIYNEYPPTRILVQDVARVVQEATQSGGVRPYGVSLLIAGWDEGVEPESGEAQRGDGEDEPKKATGKTGGILKGGPSLYQVDPSGSYYPWKATAIGRHATSAKTFLEKRYTEGLELEDAIHIALLTLKETIEGEMNGDTIEIGIVGPPADHLLGYEGVEGSRGPRFRKLSKEEIEDYLTNL; via the exons ATGGCTGATCGCTACTCCTTTTCTCTGACCACGTTCTCCCCCAG CGGAAAGCTGGTTCAGATTG AATATGCCTTGAACGCTGTCAACCAGGGTGTAACTGCTCTGGGCATCAAAG CTACCAACGGAATTGTTCTGGCAACCGAAAAGAAAGCGAACTCGCCTCTCATTGACCCACCTTCCCTCTCCAAGATCTCCCTGATCACACCCGACATCGGCATGGTCTACGCCGGAATGGGCCCAGATTACCGTGTGCTCGTGGACCGGGCCCGCAAGGTTTCTCACACTGGCTACAAGCGCATCTATAACGAATACCCCCCTACCCGGATATTAGTGCAGGACGTTGCCCGAGTTGTTCAAGAAGCGACTCAGTCTGGTGGTGTCCGACCGTACGGTGTCAGCTTGTTGATTGCTGGCTGGGACGAGGGCGTTGAGCCTGAATCGGGGGAGGCTCAGCGGGGTGATGGCGAGGACGAGCCTAAGAAAGCAACCGGCAAGACGGGTGGTATCTTGAAGGGCGGCCCCAGTTTGTACCAGGTCGACCCCAGTGGCAGTTACTATCCGTGGAAGGCCACGGCCATCGGAAGACATGCGACGAGTGCAAAGACATTCCTTGAGAAACGTTACACCGAAGGTCtcgagctggaagatgccaTTCACATTGCTCTCCTGACTTTGAAGGAGACTATTGAGGGAGAGATGAACGGTGATACGATAGAAATTG GCATTGTTGGCCCTCCTGCCGATCATCTGCTTGGTTATGAGGGTGTTGAAGGATCGCGCGGACCCCGTTTCAGGAAGCTGAGtaaggaggagattgaggactATCTCACCAACCTATGA
- a CDS encoding uncharacterized protein (COG:S;~EggNog:ENOG410Q1TV;~TransMembrane:7 (o28-50i57-78o90-109i121-138o177-195i207-231o237-258i)), whose product MSVSSTKDPLDGISGELASSGGAFKATLLFFMAIACYNVAELVVMVLSTFRRWKGLYFWSLLLSGCAGVLPYTLGFIMKFFTQAPSNLSVTILSIGWWVMVTGQAVVLYSRLHLVICDERILQRVLYMIIANVFLLHVPTTVLTYGSNAVGDEQPAWVIGYNIMEKVQMTGLTIQEIVLSGLYMWETLLMLRICLVRENQKIMYQLIWINVAMLVMDLVLLGLEYASFYAVQITLKGAIYSIKLKLEFAVLGRLVAVVQNRRPISIDRDINLYSLDRETTSAPDRSLASAGESVSSRTPFCVPGTGYANGTHRNINMDTGKLVTMRELSAWVQRPNDDHC is encoded by the coding sequence ATGTCCGTATCATCTACGAAAGACCCGCTGGATGGCATCAGCGGCGAGCTCGCAAGCAGTGGTGGTGCCTTCAAAGCCACTTTGTTATTCTTCATGGCCATTGCCTGCTACAATGTGGCTGAGCTAGTTGTCATGGTCCTATCGACCTTCCGACGATGGAAGGGCCTATACTTTTGGAGCCTGCTGTTATCGGGCTGCGCAGGCGTGCTACCATACACATTGGGCTTTATCATGAAGTTCTTTACGCAAGCCCCTTCGAATCTCTCTGTCACTATACTCAGTATCGGCTGGTGGGTCATGGTCACGGGCCAGGCGGTTGTCCTGTACTCACGACTCCACCTCGTCATTTGCGACGAGCGCATCCTACAGCGGGTGCTGTACATGATTATTGCGAATGTATTCCTCCTACATGTACCCACGACAGTCCTCACGTACGGATCCAATGCTGTCGGTGATGAACAGCCGGCCTGGGTGATTGGATACAATATCATGGAGAAGGTTCAGATGACCGGCCTTACCATCCAGGAGATCGTTCTGTCTGGACTATACATGTGGGAGACTTTGTTAATGCTGCGGATATGTCTTGTCCGTGAGAACCAAAAAATCATGTATCAGTTGATCTGGATCAACGTCGCTATGCTGGTTATGGACCTCGTATTACTGGGTCTTGAGTATGCCAGCTTCTATGCTGTGCAGATCACGCTGAAAGGAGCGATATACAGTATTAAGCTGAAGCTTGAATTCGCTGTTTTGGGCCGACTCGTTGCTGTGGTACAGAACCGCCGGCCGATATCGATCGATCGGGACATCAATCTCTATTCTTTGGACCGAGAAACTACCAGCGCTCCGGATCGGAGCCTAGCATCGGCTGGAGAAAGTGTATCCAGCCGCACACCGTTTTGTGTGCCAGGCACAGGATACGCGAATGGGACGCATAGAAACATCAACATGGACACTGGAAAACTCGTGACAATGAGAGAGCTTTCAGCTTGGGTTCAGCGGCCAAATGATGATCACTGCTGA
- a CDS encoding uncharacterized protein (COG:S;~EggNog:ENOG410PPMP;~InterPro:IPR013632,IPR027417,IPR020588;~PFAM:PF08423;~go_function: GO:0003677 - DNA binding [Evidence IEA];~go_function: GO:0005524 - ATP binding [Evidence IEA];~go_function: GO:0008094 - DNA-dependent ATPase activity [Evidence IEA];~go_process: GO:0006281 - DNA repair [Evidence IEA]): MNHLDLPPLSTQDPHRVISFPASQSLHASTAFPDAAASGRKAIPTGLVALDEAISISAPVISTTSNERIREFTEGKGEQLKGLPVGHVTEVFGPPGAGKTMLGLNAAAGALGRGEGVVWIDTASPLPRPRLRKLLELQSPASSSSPRSLTTENLTYIRAPTLPHLLSLFHHPPVSFPPPNTTLLVIDSVSAPFTPYFPNPSDINQPQQAQRDVQKWLTTRKWNVISDLAAQLVKFASRANLAILVINQTHTRIRGQVRATLSPILSGRGWESCVRARIGVYGDFGYGGDGGWVRVAEVMKRDGRLVTVRDKTTVVPFRVANDGLYAVEMGLEGNEEDGVAVKVREKQAQDEDALEPEEPLEEEPVEEEEPELEDYQAQDDSAQEELAPDPAPEEPVPGESAQEQPAPEEPVIEALVHEVPVYNEYTQEHLEKIQTQEIQAQKKQAQDVHSDPAPDTASQRKRKAEEIADSQDEEDSEGVFE, from the exons ATGAACCACCTCGaccttcctcctctatcTACTCAAGATCCTC ACCGCGTAATCTCCTTCCCGGCCTCGCAGTCCCTGCACGCGTCGACCGCGTTCCCGGATgctgctgcctcaggcagaaagGCCATACCGACTGGGCTGGTCGCGTTGGATGAGGCGATCTCTATCTCTGCCCCGGTGATATCGACGACGTCAAATGAGCGAATACGTGAGTTTActgaggggaaaggagaacAGCTAAAGGGGTTGCCGGTTGGTCATGTTACGGAGGTGTTTGGGCCGCCGGGGGCGGGGAAGACTATGTTGGG GTTGAATGCTGCCGCTGGTgcgctggggaggggggaaggggttgTTTGGATAG ATACGGCATCGCCGCTTCCTAGGCCTCGACTGCGCAAACTGCTCGAGTTGCAGTCTCCtgcttcatcgtcatctccCAGGTCCTTGACGACGGAAAATCTAACGTATATTCGTGCCCCCACgctccctcatctcctctccctcttccatcatccacctgtctcttttccacccccaaacacAACTCTCCTTGTCATAGACTCTGTCTCTGCCCCTTTCACTCCTTATTTCCCTAACCCTAGTGATATCAACCAACCGCAGCAAGCGCAGAGGGATGTCCAGAAATGGCTCACAACGCGCAAGTGGAACGTGATTAGCGATCTGGCTGCTCAATTGGTGAAGTTCGCAAGCAGGGCGAACCTGGCTATCTTGGTTATCAACCAAACGCATACCCGGATTCGGGGACAGGTGAGGGCAACGCTGTCGCCCATATTGagtggaagggggtgggaatcGTGCGTTCGTGCTCGGATCGGGGTTTATGGTGACTTTGGGTatggtggggatggcggGTGGGTGAGGGTTGCCGAGGTCATGAAGAGGGATGGGAGGCTTGTCACTGTTAGGGACAAAACAACCGTAGTGCCCTTTCGGGTTGCAAAT GATGGATTGTATGCTGTTGAAATGGGGCTCGAAGGtaatgaagaggatggcgtCGCCGTAAAAGTCAGGGAGAAGCAAGcacaggatgaagatgcgcTTGAACCGGAAGAACCTTTAGAAGAGGAaccggtggaggaggaagagccagAGCTCGAAGATTACCAAGCACAGGACGATTCCGCACAAGAAGAGCTTGCACCCGACCCTGCACCAGAAGAGCCTGTACCAGGAGAGTCTGCACAAGAGCAACCTGCACCAGAAGAGCCCGTAATTGAAGCGTTGGTGCATGAAGTGCCTGTGTACAATGAGTACACACAAGAGCACTTAGAGAAGATACAGACCCAGGAGATTCAAGCacagaaaaagcaagcacaaGATGTCCACTCCGACCCAGCTCCCGATACTGCAAGCCAGCGAAAGCGAAAGGCAGAGGAGATTGCGGACAGccaggacgaggaagattcGGAAGGGGTATTTGAGTAG
- a CDS encoding M3 family metallopeptidase (COG:O;~EggNog:ENOG410PFN8;~InterPro:IPR024079,IPR024077,IPR024080,IPR001567;~MEROPS:MER0003110;~PFAM:PF01432;~go_function: GO:0004222 - metalloendopeptidase activity [Evidence IEA];~go_function: GO:0008237 - metallopeptidase activity [Evidence IEA];~go_process: GO:0006508 - proteolysis [Evidence IEA]), translated as MAPEHLRRPPQAPPVFTATAQSIVDDAKRLIEASRKVQDDVVATVKPDTATFNAVVKPLAQDENVMSLESHILGFYQAVSTQQELRDASSKAEELMDEFFIEAAMREDVFQLVDAVLKKNESLDPESRRLLEKEHKDFIRNGLGLPAGPKRDRFKEIKKRLSQVSIEFQKNLNEENEGLWFTREELDGVPEDVLAGLKKGEGEHEGKLWLTFKYPDLFPTMKYAKNPETRKQVMIQNENKCNQNVPLFREAIILRDEAARLLGYPNHAAFRIEDKMAKTPETVNTFLGDLRSRLTAGGQKEIKNLLEFKKSDLESRGEKFDGHYYLWDHRFYDRLMLEKDYSLDQQLIAEYFPLQTTIQGMLKIFEELFGLVFVEITGEDREKVAPTGKGSDIVWHEDVQIFSVWNDEGEGSGFVGYLYLDLFPRTGKYGHAANFNLQPGFIDAEGNRRYPATALVCNFTKPTPKKPSLLKHDEVVTLFHELGHGIHDLVAKTIYSRFHGTNTVRDFVEAPSQMLENWCWTPSQLKSLSKHYSTLSPDYLAAWKEQAGSQEAPSEQIPDSVIENLIRTKHVNDALFNLRQLHFGIFDMTVHQPESHEKIKELPISATYNSLRKQITQMEGPESLGLGEEWGHGEATFGHLIGGYDAGYYGYLSSQVYSTDMFYTVFKDDPMNPTAGRRYRYKVLEKGGSQDEMTTLTEFLGREPKTDAFYKDMGLA; from the exons ATGGCCCCCGaacacctccgccgccctcCTCAGGCTCCCCCCGTCTTCACCGCAACTGCTCAATCCATTGTCGATGACGCCAAGCGACTCATTGAAGCCTCCCGCAAAGTTCAGGATGACGTCGTGGCTACCGTCAAGCCCGACACGGCTACATTCAACGCTGTCGTGAAGCCTTTGGCCCAGGATGAGAACGTCATGTCCCTCGAATCGCACATTCTCGGCTTCTACCAGGCCGTGTCGACGCAACAAGAGTTGCGGGATGCCTCATccaaggcggaggagctcaTGGATGAGTTCTTCATTGAAGCTGCCATGCGCGAGGATGTGTTCCAGCTCGTCGACGCCGTGCTCAAGAAGAACGAGTCTCTTGACCCCGAGTCTCGCCGtctgttggagaaggaacacAAGGATTTCATCCGCAATGGCTTGGGTCTCCCGGCTGGTCCCAAGCGTGACCGGTtcaaggagatcaagaagcgTCTCAGTCAGGTCAGCATTGAGTTCCAGAAGAACTTGAACGAGGAGAACGAAGGACTCTGGTTCACCCGCGAAGAGCTCGACGGTGTTCCCGAGGATGTCCTGGctgggttgaagaagggtgagggtgagcaCGAGGGCAAGCTCTGGCTGACCTTCAAGTACCCCGACCTTTTCCCGACGATGAAGTACGCCAAGAACCCCGAGACCCGTAAGCAGGTCATGATCCAGAACGAGAACAAGTGCAACCAGAACGTGCCTCTTTTCCGTGAGGCCATCATCCTGCGTGATGAGGCCGCTCGTCTGCTCGGTTACCCCAACCACGCGGCATTCCGCATTGAGGACAAGATGGCCAAGACCCCGGAGACGGTCAACACCTTCCTGGGTGACCTGCGGTCCCGTCTGACAGCCGGTGGGCAGAAGGAAATCAAGAACCTGCTCGAGTTTAAGAAGTCCGACCTGGAGTCCCGTGGAGAGAAGTTCGATGGTCACTACTACCTGTGGGATCACAGATTCTATGATCGCCTtatgttggagaaggactaCTCTCTGGACCAGCAGCTCATTGCTGAATACTTCCCTCTTCAGACCACCATCCAGGGCATGCTGAAGATCTTCGAAGAGCTTTTCGGTCTCGTCTTTGTGGAGATTACTGGTGAGGACCGGGAGAAGGTGGCCCCCACCGGTAAGGGCAGCGACATTGTCTGGCACGAGGACGTCCAGATCTTCAGCGTCTGGAacgatgagggtgagggcaGCGGCTTCGTCGGCTATCTGTACTTGGATCTCTTCCCCCGGACCGGCAAGTACGGTCACGCTGCCAACTTCAACTTGCAGCCG GGTTTCATCGACGCGGAGGGCAACCGCCGCTACCCGGCCACTGCACTGGTGTGCAACTTCACCAAGCCGACTCCCAAGAAGCCCAGCTTGCTCAAGCACGACGAAGTCGTGACTCTCTTCCACGAACTCGGCCACGGCATCCACGACCTCGTCGCGAAGACGATCTACTCCCGTTTCCACGGCACCAACACCGTCCGGGACTTCGTCGAAGCACCCAGTCAGATGCTCGAGAACTGGTGCTGGACCCCATCCCAGCTCAAGTCCCTCAGCAAGCACTACTCCACTCTCTCTCCTGACTACCTCGCCGCCTGGAAGGAGCAAGCCGGTAGCCAGGAAGCCCCCTCGGAGCAGATCCCTGACTCCGTTATCGAGAACCTCATCCGCACCAAGCACGTCAACGATGCCCTGTTCAACCTTCGCCAGCTGCACTTTGGTATCTTCGACATGACCGTCCACCAGCCCGAGAGCCacgagaagatcaaggagctTCCTATCTCGGCTACATACAACTCCCTGCGCAAGCAGATCACACAGATGGAGGGCCCGGAGAGCCTTGGCCTGGGCGAGGAATGGGGCCACGGTGAAGCCACCTTTGGTCACTTGATTGGTGGCTATGATGCCGGTTATTATGGTTACCTGAG CTCGCAAGTCTACTCGACCGACATGTTCTACACCGTTTTCAAGGACGACCCCATGAACCCGACTGCTGGCCGTCGCTACCGGTACAAGGTGCTTGAGAAGGGAGGTAGCCAGGATGAGATGACGACATTGACGGAGTTCTTGGGCCGTGAGCCCAAGACTGACGCCTTCTACAAGGATATGGGATTGGCTTAG
- the OLE1_1 gene encoding stearoyl-CoA 9-desaturase (COG:I;~EggNog:ENOG410Q2RD;~InterPro:IPR001199,IPR001522,IPR015876,IPR005804, IPR036400,IPR018506;~PFAM:PF00173;~TransMembrane:2 (i34-52o58-83i);~go_function: GO:0016717 - oxidoreductase activity, acting on paired donors, with oxidation of a pair of donors resulting in the reduction of molecular oxygen to two molecules of water [Evidence IEA];~go_function: GO:0020037 - heme binding [Evidence IEA];~go_process: GO:0006629 - lipid metabolic process [Evidence IEA];~go_process: GO:0055114 - oxidation-reduction process [Evidence IEA]) → MVMKQNPKRIGRTDISDLNEDPVVVWQHRNYLKVVFTMGLIVPMLVSGLGWGDWWGGFVYAGILRIFFVQQATFCVNSLAHWLGDQPFDDRNSPRDHVITALVTLGEGYHNFHHEFPSDYRNAIEWHQYDPTKWSIWAWKQLGLAYDLKKFRANEIEKGRVQQLQKKLDQKRSRLDWGTPLDQLPVMEWDDYVEQAKNGRGLIAIAGVVHDVTDFIKDHPGGKAMINSGIGKDATAMFNGGVYYHSNAAHNLLSTMRVGVIRGGCEVEIWKRAQKEGAGYVRDDAGQRVIRAGEQVTKIPEPIPTADAA, encoded by the coding sequence ATGGTCATGAAGCAGAACCCCAAGCGTATCGGCCGCACCGATATCTCCGATCTCAACGAAGACCCTGTTGTCGTCTGGCAGCACCGCAACTACCTCAAGGTCGTTTTCACCATGGGTCTGATTGTTCCCATGCTCGTGTCCGGTCTTGGCTGGGGTGACTGGTGGGGTGGTTTCGTCTACGCTGGTATCCTGCgtatcttcttcgtccagcAGGCCACCTTCTGCGTCAACTCTCTGGCCCACTGGCTCGGTGACCAGCCTTTCGACGACCGCAACTCTCCCCGTGACCACGTCATCACTGCTCTTGTCACTCTCGGCGAGGGATACCACAACTTCCACCACGAGTTCCCCTCCGACTACCGTAACGCTATCGAGTGGCACCAGTACGACCCAACCAAGTGGAGCATCTGGGCCTGGAAGCAGCTTGGTCTGGCCTACGACCTGAAGAAGTTCCGTGCCAACGAGATCGAGAAGGGTCGtgtccagcagctccagaaGAAGCTTGACCAGAAGCGTTCCCGTCTCGACTGGGGTACCCCTCTCGACCAGCTGCCCGTTATGGAATGGGACGACTATGTTGAGCAGGCTAAGAACGGCCGTGGTCTCATTGCTATTGCCGGTGTCGTTCACGATGTGACCGACTTCATCAAGGACCACCCCGGTGGCAAGGCCATGATCAACTCTGGTATTGGCAAGGACGCCACTGCCATGTTCAACGGTGGAGTGTACTACCACTCCAACGCTGCCCACAACCTTCTCTCGACCATGCGTGTGGGTGTGATCCGTGGTGGTTGTGAGGTTGAGATCTGGAAGCGGGCCCAGAAGGAGGGCGCCGGCTATGTTCGTGACGATGCCGGCCAGCGGGTGATCCGGGCTGGTGAGCAGGTCACCAAGATCCCCGAGCCCATCCCCACTGCCGACGCTGCGTGA